The region CAGGGCGGGCGCCGCCCAGCACTTCCAGGTCCGCGCGTGGGGTGCGGCGCAGGGCAATCGCGCCCGACCCGTCCTCTGCCGTCCACGCGGCGATCAGCTGCGGCAGTAGGGGGCGCAGGTCGCCCGCGCCGCAGCCCAGCAGGTCGGCCAGGGCAGGCAGGATCAGGTCGGGCGGGGTGGGTGCGGCGGCAGTCACCGGGGCAGCATAGGCGGCGCGGACCGCCGGTCACGCCTCACCTGACGGCCGTGGGTGGCCCTGAGCGTTTCCTTCATGTTCCGCGCCGGGTTCGGCGGGTGGCGGGGGGGCGCAGCTAGACTGGCCCACATGAGTGAAGCGCTTCCGCTGGATCACGGGCACCTGCAGAAACTGGTCACGGCGGACCTGGTACGCCCCGATCACCTGCTGGGCGCGCACGTCGTGACGCAGGGCGGCGTGGAGGGCGTGCGCTTCGGCGTGTGGGCCCCGAACGCGCATCACGTCAGCGTCGTGGGGGACTTCAACGGCTACAACGGCTTCGACAACGCCATGCAGCGCCTCGACTTCGGGTTCTGGGGCGTGTTCGTCCCGGCGGCCCGCAACGGGCAGCGCTACAAGTTCCGCGTGACCGGCCCGGACGGCCGCACCGAGGACAAGATGGACCCCTACGGCTCGTTCTTCGAGGTGCGCCCCGCGACCGCCAGCATCGTCTGGGACCAGCCGTTCACGTGGTCCGACGACGGCTGGATGGCGCACCGCAGCGAGGGCTTCGAGCAGCCCGTCAGCATCTACGAGGTGCACCTGCCGTCCTGGGCGCGCCGGGACGACGGGTGGTTCATGAACTACCGCGACCTCGCGCACCGGCTGGGCGAGTACGTGCAGTTCATGGGGTACACGCACGTGGAACTGCTGGGCGTCATGGAGCACCCCTTCGACGGGTCGTGGGGCTATCAGGTGACCGGGTACTACGCGCCCACCAGCCGCATGGGCAGCCCGGAGGACTTCAAGTACCTCGTGAACCACCTGCACAGCCTGGGCATCGGCGTGATCCTCGACTGGGTGCCGGGGCACTTCCCGACCGACAGCGCGGGCCTCGCGAAGTTCGACGGCACGCCCCTGTTCGAGTACGCCGACCCCCGCAAGGGCTTCCATCAGGACTGGAACACGTACATCTTCGACTACGGCCGTAACGAGGTCGTGATGTTCCTGATCGGCTCGGCCCTCAAGTGGCTGCAGGATTTCCACGTGGACGGCCTGCGTGTAGACGCCGTCGCCAGCATGCTGTACCTGGACTTCTCCCGCACCGAGTGGATCCCGAACATCCACGGCGGCCGCGAGAACCTGGAAGCCATCGCGTTCCTCAAGCGCCTGAACGAGGTCGTGCATCACATGGCGCCGGGCTGCATGATCGTCGCGGAGGAGAGCACCTCGTTCCCCGGCGTGACCACCCCGAGCCCGTTCGGGCTGGGCTTCGACTACAAGTGGGCGATGGGCTGGATGAACGACAACCTCGGGTACTTCGAGAAGGACCCGCTGTGGCGCAAGCACCACCACCACGCGCTGACGTTCTTCAACGTGTACCGCACGAGCGAGAACTACGTCCTGGCGATCAGCCACGACGAGGTCGTGCATCTGAAGAAGAGCATGGTCATGAAGATGCCCGGCGACTGGTACGCGCAGCGCGCCGGGTACCGCGCGTTCCTGGCCCTGATGTGGGCCACGCCCGGCAAGAAACTGCTGTTCATGGGGCAGGAGTTCGCGCAGCCCACCGAGTGGAACCACGACGTCAGCCTGCCCTGGCACCTGGCGGACCACCCGGACCACCGGGGCGTGCTGAACCTCGTGCGGCGCCTGAACGGCCTGTACCGCACCCGCCCCGACTGGCACGTGGCCGACACGAAGGAAGAAGGCATGCTGTGGGTGAACGCCGACGACGTCGAGAACAGCGTGTACGCCTTCATCCGCCGCGACCCGGTGGGCGGCGCGTGGAGTGTCGTCGTGGCGAACCTGACCCCGGTGTACTGCGACGTGTACCCGGTCGGGGTGCCGCAGGGCGGCGCGTACCGCCTGCTGCTCTCCACCGACGACGGCGAGTTCGGCGGCTTCGGCACGCAGCAGCCCGACCTGACCGCCAGGGAGGAAGGCTGGCACGGGCAGACCCATCACCTGCGCCTGAACCTGCCCCCGAACAGCGTGCTGGTGCTCGCCCCCACCGCAGAGACGATCGTCAGCGACGACCGCTGACCCGTTGGCCCGTGCGTGGGGGACAGTCGGGTGGGGTGGCCTGTGCTTGAATGCAGCGCGTGACGACGACCCCGCCCGATCCCACGCCTGACCAGCCGGGCCGCCGCCCCACCCCGGACGCCCTGACCGCCGTGAGTTTCCTGCTGCTGGCGGCGCTGGCCGCGCTGCTGCTCTGGCCCCTGCTGATGGGCGGCGTGGCGCCCAGTCCGTACCTGATCGGGGGGCTGCTGCTCGCGCGGCTGGGGGTGCAGCTCCTGCGTGCCCGCCGCGACCCGCGGCTGCGCCGCCCGGTCAGCTGGGCGCTGGACCTGCTGATCATCGCGCTGATCTTCAACGTGGCCAGCCGCCAGCCCGCCTGACCGACGCCCGGCCATTTCCGGCCTGTGCCACAGGCCAAGTGGGGGAAACCTCAGGACCGGGCCTGAGGCTCTCTGCGCCGTCGATTTGGGCCGCAGTGTGCTGGACACGCCAGGACAGATCTGGATGACCGGCCGCCGGAGAGGTGCGTCTTTCCCTCTCTGGTCCCTACCACTGCCTGCTTGGACGCGGCAGATTTTAACGCCGGCATCA is a window of Deinococcus grandis DNA encoding:
- a CDS encoding 1,4-alpha-glucan branching enzyme codes for the protein MSEALPLDHGHLQKLVTADLVRPDHLLGAHVVTQGGVEGVRFGVWAPNAHHVSVVGDFNGYNGFDNAMQRLDFGFWGVFVPAARNGQRYKFRVTGPDGRTEDKMDPYGSFFEVRPATASIVWDQPFTWSDDGWMAHRSEGFEQPVSIYEVHLPSWARRDDGWFMNYRDLAHRLGEYVQFMGYTHVELLGVMEHPFDGSWGYQVTGYYAPTSRMGSPEDFKYLVNHLHSLGIGVILDWVPGHFPTDSAGLAKFDGTPLFEYADPRKGFHQDWNTYIFDYGRNEVVMFLIGSALKWLQDFHVDGLRVDAVASMLYLDFSRTEWIPNIHGGRENLEAIAFLKRLNEVVHHMAPGCMIVAEESTSFPGVTTPSPFGLGFDYKWAMGWMNDNLGYFEKDPLWRKHHHHALTFFNVYRTSENYVLAISHDEVVHLKKSMVMKMPGDWYAQRAGYRAFLALMWATPGKKLLFMGQEFAQPTEWNHDVSLPWHLADHPDHRGVLNLVRRLNGLYRTRPDWHVADTKEEGMLWVNADDVENSVYAFIRRDPVGGAWSVVVANLTPVYCDVYPVGVPQGGAYRLLLSTDDGEFGGFGTQQPDLTAREEGWHGQTHHLRLNLPPNSVLVLAPTAETIVSDDR